One region of Solea senegalensis isolate Sse05_10M linkage group LG14, IFAPA_SoseM_1, whole genome shotgun sequence genomic DNA includes:
- the LOC122780676 gene encoding E3 ubiquitin-protein ligase RNF14-like isoform X1, translated as MSSDLEEQEDELLALHSIFDSEEFIRNESNNAGELRVSAELPPHFSVSLTEGETVRQYEISFLPHLLLTFTFPADYPSSSPPSFTLTCSWLTPTQLSALGSHLTDLYQATRGAVVLFSWVQFLREDVLRFLDIHTTLELPSDDHSSQASQNTALSLTKNNPGASESGSTDEQSWNSTDVEVSASASSGKLDTQGAAASMPVQETLTAGLSLTPSQTLLSQILIHDAEQRQKAFAFTVFDCSVCCVGWLGSDCVHLSECGHILCKGCLAEFCRIRITEGNVRGVTCPQANCTASPTPAQVKDLVGDELFSRYDRLLLMSTLDRMSDVTYCPQRACGSPVILEKSSTAAMCSVCNFAFCVICKKTYHGTNNCAPKASVAKRRILTDEQQGVVDLPQSREGMKVLMDDYTGGSKERKRLLLNRYGRKAMQVILPEYLSEDWVVIHSKNCPHCFCKIQKDGGCNMMTCTRCRRRFCWRCLTRLPEFGAGGHFEDGTCSLHTGYN; from the exons TTCAGTGTGTCACTGacagaag GTGAAACAGTGAGACAATATGAAATCTCATTCCTTCCACATCTGCTCCTGACCTTTACCTTCCCCGCAGACTACccatcttcctctcctccctcgtTCACCCTCACCTGCAGCTGGCTTACACCCACACAG CTCTCTGCACTGGGATCTCATCTCACTGATCTCTACCAGGCCACAAGAGGCGCTGTGGTGCTCTTCTCCTGGGTGCAGTTTCTCAGAGAGGATGTCCTCAGGTTCCTGGATATTCATACTACTCTGGAGCTCCCCTCAGATGACCACAGCTCTCAGGCCTCACAGAATACTGCACTGTCACTAACAAAGAATAATCCTGGTGCTTCAGAATCAGGATCCACAGATGAACAAAGCTGGAACAGCACAGATGTGGAAGTCTCAGCCTCTGCCTCCTCAGGAAAGTTGGATACACAAGGAGCTGCTGCTTCTATGCCAGTCCAAGAAACCTTGACTGCTGGTCTCTCCCTGACTCCATCACAAACCCTTCTGTCCCAGATCCTGATCCATGATGCTGAGCAGAGACAGAAGGCATTTGCCTTCACAGTGTTTGACtgcagtgtgtgctgtgtgggCTGGCTTGGGTCAGACTGTGTGCACTTGTCTGAGTGTGGACACATCCTCTGCAAGGGTTGTCTCGCAGAGTTCTGTAGAATCAGGATAACAGAGGGGAACGTCCGCGGTGTCACCTGTCCTCAGGCAAACTGCACGGCCAGCCCCACACCTGCACAG GTGAAAGATCTGGTGGGTGACGAGCTGTTCAGCCGTTACGATCGTCTCCTGCTAATGTCCACTCTGGACCGCATGTCTG ATGTCACGTACTGTCCCCAGCGTGCCTGTGGTTCTCCCGTCATCCTGGAGAAGTCCAGCACTGCAGCAATGTGCTCTGTGTGCAATTTTGCTTTCTGTGTCATCTGCAAAAAGACATACCATGGAACCAACAACTGTGCGCCAAAGGCGAGTGTGGCAAAAAGACGGATCCTCACAGACGAACAGCAAGGCGTTGTCGATCTGCCACAGTCACGAG AGGGGATGAAGGTTCTGATGGACGACTACACTGGAGGCAGTAAGGAGAGGAAGCGCCTCCTGCTGAATAGATATGGACGCAAGGCGATGCAGGTCATCCTGCCGGAGTATCTGAGCGAAGACTGGGTCGTCATCCACAGCAAGAACTGTCCGCACTGCTTCTGCAAAATACAG AAGGACGGAGGATGTAACATGATGACCTGCACCAGGTGTAGACGGCGTTTCTGCTGGCGCTGTCTCACCAGACTACCTGAATTTGGTGCAGGTGGTCACTTTGAGGACGGTACCTGCTCGCTCCATACAGGTTACAACTAA
- the LOC122780676 gene encoding E3 ubiquitin-protein ligase RNF14-like isoform X2, whose protein sequence is MSSDLEEQEDELLALHSIFDSEEFIRNESNNAGELRVSAELPPHFSVSLTEDYPSSSPPSFTLTCSWLTPTQLSALGSHLTDLYQATRGAVVLFSWVQFLREDVLRFLDIHTTLELPSDDHSSQASQNTALSLTKNNPGASESGSTDEQSWNSTDVEVSASASSGKLDTQGAAASMPVQETLTAGLSLTPSQTLLSQILIHDAEQRQKAFAFTVFDCSVCCVGWLGSDCVHLSECGHILCKGCLAEFCRIRITEGNVRGVTCPQANCTASPTPAQVKDLVGDELFSRYDRLLLMSTLDRMSDVTYCPQRACGSPVILEKSSTAAMCSVCNFAFCVICKKTYHGTNNCAPKASVAKRRILTDEQQGVVDLPQSREGMKVLMDDYTGGSKERKRLLLNRYGRKAMQVILPEYLSEDWVVIHSKNCPHCFCKIQKDGGCNMMTCTRCRRRFCWRCLTRLPEFGAGGHFEDGTCSLHTGYN, encoded by the exons TTCAGTGTGTCACTGacagaag ACTACccatcttcctctcctccctcgtTCACCCTCACCTGCAGCTGGCTTACACCCACACAG CTCTCTGCACTGGGATCTCATCTCACTGATCTCTACCAGGCCACAAGAGGCGCTGTGGTGCTCTTCTCCTGGGTGCAGTTTCTCAGAGAGGATGTCCTCAGGTTCCTGGATATTCATACTACTCTGGAGCTCCCCTCAGATGACCACAGCTCTCAGGCCTCACAGAATACTGCACTGTCACTAACAAAGAATAATCCTGGTGCTTCAGAATCAGGATCCACAGATGAACAAAGCTGGAACAGCACAGATGTGGAAGTCTCAGCCTCTGCCTCCTCAGGAAAGTTGGATACACAAGGAGCTGCTGCTTCTATGCCAGTCCAAGAAACCTTGACTGCTGGTCTCTCCCTGACTCCATCACAAACCCTTCTGTCCCAGATCCTGATCCATGATGCTGAGCAGAGACAGAAGGCATTTGCCTTCACAGTGTTTGACtgcagtgtgtgctgtgtgggCTGGCTTGGGTCAGACTGTGTGCACTTGTCTGAGTGTGGACACATCCTCTGCAAGGGTTGTCTCGCAGAGTTCTGTAGAATCAGGATAACAGAGGGGAACGTCCGCGGTGTCACCTGTCCTCAGGCAAACTGCACGGCCAGCCCCACACCTGCACAG GTGAAAGATCTGGTGGGTGACGAGCTGTTCAGCCGTTACGATCGTCTCCTGCTAATGTCCACTCTGGACCGCATGTCTG ATGTCACGTACTGTCCCCAGCGTGCCTGTGGTTCTCCCGTCATCCTGGAGAAGTCCAGCACTGCAGCAATGTGCTCTGTGTGCAATTTTGCTTTCTGTGTCATCTGCAAAAAGACATACCATGGAACCAACAACTGTGCGCCAAAGGCGAGTGTGGCAAAAAGACGGATCCTCACAGACGAACAGCAAGGCGTTGTCGATCTGCCACAGTCACGAG AGGGGATGAAGGTTCTGATGGACGACTACACTGGAGGCAGTAAGGAGAGGAAGCGCCTCCTGCTGAATAGATATGGACGCAAGGCGATGCAGGTCATCCTGCCGGAGTATCTGAGCGAAGACTGGGTCGTCATCCACAGCAAGAACTGTCCGCACTGCTTCTGCAAAATACAG AAGGACGGAGGATGTAACATGATGACCTGCACCAGGTGTAGACGGCGTTTCTGCTGGCGCTGTCTCACCAGACTACCTGAATTTGGTGCAGGTGGTCACTTTGAGGACGGTACCTGCTCGCTCCATACAGGTTACAACTAA